The Coregonus clupeaformis isolate EN_2021a chromosome 3, ASM2061545v1, whole genome shotgun sequence genome includes a region encoding these proteins:
- the LOC121546989 gene encoding lysozyme g has translation MGVGIGGFITFLTLASRFGDITKVDTSGASEITARQDKLTVQGVDASHKLAEHDLVRMKQYKELITRVGQKHGLDPAIIAGIISRESRAGAVLDHGWGDHGNGFGLMQVDKRYHKIVGAWDSEEHISQGTEILIEFIQRIQAKFPAWPKEHQLKGGISAYNAGDKNVRTYERMDVGTTGGDYSNDVVARSQWFKSQGY, from the exons GTTTTGGAGACATTACAAAGGTTGACACCAGTGGGGCTTCAGAGATAACCGCTAGACAAGACAAGCTAACTGTCCAAG GGGTGGATGCCTCTCATAAACTGGCTGAGCATGACCTGGTGAGGATGAAGCAGTACAAGGAGCTCATCACCAGGGTGGGGCAGAAGCATGGCCTGGACCCAGCTATCATTGCTGGCATCATCTCCAGAGAGTCCCGGGCGGGGGCAGTGCTTGACCATGGCTGGGGAGATCATGGGAACGGCTTTGGGCTCATGCAG gTTGACAAGCGCTACCACAAGATAGTGGGGGCATGGGACAGTGAGGAGCATATCAGTCAAGGCACTGAGATTCTAATTGAGTTTATCCAAAGGATCCAGGCTAAATTCCCTGCGTGGCCCAAGGAGCACCAGCTTAAAG GGGGAATTTCAGCCTACAATGCTGGGGACAAAAATGTCCGCACCTATGAGCGAATGGACGTGGGCACCACTGGGGGTGACTATTCCAATGATGTTGTTGCCAGATCTCAATGGTTCAAAAGCCAGGGTTATTGA